Proteins encoded within one genomic window of Xylophilus sp. GOD-11R:
- the sctT gene encoding type III secretion system export apparatus subunit SctT gives MIGDSLYDLLVHIQVWGAMVLLFAIRPAVCFMVLPATDEPAMTATIRHLLGVVFAIHVAAGASPADFITAATPQGLITMALREALIGFTIGFAAGQGFWIAQSVGALVDNLAGFNNVQLINPSSSEQSTPVSDTLLQMFIAVFWASGGMLVLLGVMGQTYLWWPVLDATPQWPRFPEAFAEIQLSHLARTTVSLAMPILFLLAFVDVGLGMVSRAAKNVDTSPLGTPLKSAIAMLSMVLFSSVFLADIRQYLSLADLPAMVAKWHSMR, from the coding sequence GTGATCGGCGACTCGCTCTACGACCTGCTCGTCCACATCCAGGTGTGGGGCGCGATGGTGCTGCTTTTCGCGATCCGTCCGGCGGTGTGCTTCATGGTGCTGCCGGCCACCGACGAACCCGCCATGACCGCGACCATCCGCCATCTGCTGGGGGTCGTCTTCGCGATCCATGTGGCCGCCGGCGCGTCGCCTGCCGACTTCATAACGGCGGCGACGCCGCAGGGCCTCATCACCATGGCGCTGCGGGAAGCGCTGATCGGCTTCACCATCGGCTTCGCCGCAGGCCAGGGTTTCTGGATCGCCCAATCGGTGGGCGCGCTGGTCGACAACCTGGCGGGCTTCAACAACGTGCAGCTCATCAACCCGTCGAGCTCGGAGCAGAGCACGCCGGTGTCGGACACCCTGCTGCAGATGTTCATCGCGGTGTTCTGGGCTTCCGGCGGCATGCTGGTGCTGCTGGGCGTGATGGGACAGACCTACCTCTGGTGGCCGGTGCTCGACGCCACGCCGCAATGGCCGCGGTTTCCCGAGGCCTTCGCCGAGATCCAGCTGAGCCATCTGGCACGCACGACGGTGTCGCTCGCCATGCCCATCCTGTTCCTGCTGGCATTCGTCGACGTGGGCCTGGGCATGGTGTCGCGCGCGGCCAAGAACGTCGACACCTCGCCGCTGGGCACGCCCCTGAAGAGCGCCATCGCCATGCTGTCGATGGTGCTCTTCAGCAGCGTGTTTCTCGCCGACATCCGCCAATACCTCTCGCTGGCCGACCTGCCCGCGATGGTGGCCAAGTGGCACAGCATGCGATGA
- a CDS encoding FliH/SctL family protein, with the protein MAVWLKCGRVDVAFEDDIIPHEAMESLASIEGLEAAAADLLAAMKATAQAEAADIVARAQTEATALIDKAREDAAASRRLGYAQGRRDAVRQWHADARRQRERAAGRFGSTRETLADMVSQATASLVQNESSTYMSAALQALDALAERDLALTVAIHPDDQAVAQEAIDRMKPLWREGTVVKLVLSDQAERGHCICESAQGYVDASLSVQLATLRQAALGALDGLRLPDDLDDVAEPGSVAAATVAPPLMPMPTPRSMVEPPPGFDLRRAGIAPYPGGSAFPGLPAFDDEYDDLDDFDDEPDGHDEPGDPDRAERVAGLGRLARGQAGGNW; encoded by the coding sequence ATGGCTGTGTGGCTGAAATGCGGGCGCGTCGATGTCGCCTTCGAGGACGACATCATTCCCCACGAAGCGATGGAATCGCTGGCGAGCATCGAGGGTCTCGAGGCCGCGGCCGCCGACCTGCTCGCCGCCATGAAGGCCACCGCCCAGGCGGAGGCCGCCGACATTGTGGCCAGGGCGCAGACCGAGGCGACGGCCTTGATCGACAAGGCCCGCGAGGACGCCGCCGCGAGTCGGCGACTGGGCTATGCGCAGGGTCGTCGCGACGCCGTTCGCCAATGGCATGCCGACGCACGACGTCAGCGCGAGCGGGCGGCCGGGCGCTTCGGTTCGACTCGCGAGACCCTGGCCGACATGGTGAGCCAGGCCACCGCCAGCCTGGTGCAGAACGAGTCGTCCACCTATATGTCGGCAGCGCTACAGGCGCTCGATGCGCTGGCCGAGCGCGACCTCGCGCTCACCGTCGCGATCCACCCCGACGACCAGGCAGTGGCCCAGGAGGCGATCGACAGGATGAAGCCACTCTGGCGTGAGGGCACGGTGGTGAAGCTCGTCTTGTCCGACCAGGCCGAGCGCGGTCATTGCATCTGCGAGTCGGCACAGGGTTATGTCGACGCCAGCCTGTCGGTACAACTGGCCACCTTGCGCCAGGCAGCGCTCGGCGCTCTCGACGGACTGCGTTTGCCGGACGACCTGGACGACGTCGCCGAGCCGGGCTCCGTCGCGGCCGCCACGGTTGCGCCGCCACTCATGCCCATGCCCACGCCGCGTTCGATGGTGGAGCCGCCGCCTGGTTTCGACCTCAGGCGCGCCGGCATCGCGCCTTATCCGGGAGGCTCCGCGTTTCCGGGGCTGCCCGCCTTCGATGACGAGTACGACGATCTGGACGACTTCGACGACGAGCCCGACGGGCACGATGAACCCGGCGATCCGGATCGGGCCGAGCGCGTGGCCGGGCTGGGCCGCCTGGCGCGCGGCCAGGCAGGAGGCAACTGGTGA
- the sctN gene encoding type III secretion system ATPase SctN, translating into MVNAAVQAPALRWKPAVTTAGKIVEVIGTLVRASGLDAVCGELRDRSGKLLQYAEVVGFSADHALLMPMGGATGLSRSTLVIGTGRPLQVKVGQGLLGRVVDVLGEPIDGRGPVVTTEERSMMCAPPAPMDRPMISRPLHTGVRCVDGLLTLGEGQRMGIFAPAGTGKSTLLSMFARGARCDVNVIALIGERGREVREFVERVLGPEGMRRSVVVCATSDRSSVERAKAAHVGTAVAEYFRDQGLKVLLMMDSVTRFARAQREIGLAAGEPPTRRGFPPSIFAELPRLLERPGLSPRGSITALYTILAEDDSGSDPIAEEVRGILDGHMVLSREIAARNHYPAIDVPASLSRVMSEVVDPHQMESAGRVRRLLARYREVETLVRIGEYKAGSDREVDEAIERHDEIQRFLAQPVTEIVDFYETLDALEALG; encoded by the coding sequence CTGGTGAACGCGGCGGTGCAGGCGCCGGCGTTGCGCTGGAAGCCGGCCGTCACGACCGCCGGCAAGATCGTCGAGGTCATCGGCACGCTGGTGCGCGCGAGCGGACTCGACGCGGTCTGCGGTGAACTGCGCGACCGCTCCGGCAAGCTGCTGCAGTACGCCGAGGTGGTCGGTTTCTCAGCCGACCATGCCTTGCTCATGCCCATGGGTGGCGCCACCGGGCTTTCGCGTTCCACGTTGGTGATCGGCACCGGCCGGCCCTTGCAGGTGAAGGTCGGCCAGGGTCTGCTGGGACGCGTGGTGGATGTGCTGGGCGAGCCTATCGACGGCCGCGGGCCGGTGGTGACGACCGAGGAGCGCTCGATGATGTGCGCGCCGCCGGCGCCGATGGACCGGCCGATGATCTCCCGGCCGCTGCACACCGGCGTGCGGTGCGTCGACGGCCTGCTGACGCTCGGCGAAGGCCAGCGCATGGGCATCTTCGCGCCAGCGGGTACCGGCAAGAGCACCTTGCTGTCGATGTTCGCGCGCGGTGCGCGCTGCGACGTGAACGTGATCGCGCTCATCGGCGAACGCGGTCGGGAAGTGCGTGAATTCGTGGAACGGGTGCTAGGCCCCGAAGGCATGCGGCGCAGCGTGGTGGTATGCGCCACCTCGGACCGATCCTCGGTGGAACGGGCCAAGGCCGCGCACGTGGGCACTGCGGTCGCGGAGTATTTCCGCGACCAGGGCTTGAAGGTGCTGCTGATGATGGATTCGGTGACCCGCTTCGCCCGGGCGCAGCGCGAGATCGGCCTGGCCGCCGGCGAGCCACCGACGCGGCGCGGTTTTCCGCCCTCCATCTTTGCCGAGCTGCCCCGGCTGCTCGAGCGACCGGGCCTGTCGCCGCGCGGATCCATCACCGCGCTCTACACCATCCTGGCCGAGGACGACAGCGGCTCCGACCCGATCGCCGAGGAAGTGCGCGGCATCCTGGACGGCCACATGGTGCTGTCGCGAGAAATCGCCGCGCGCAACCACTATCCCGCAATCGACGTGCCGGCCAGCCTCAGCCGTGTGATGTCCGAGGTGGTCGATCCGCACCAGATGGAATCGGCCGGCCGTGTCCGGCGTCTGCTCGCGCGCTACCGCGAAGTCGAGACGCTGGTGCGTATCGGTGAATACAAGGCCGGAAGCGACCGCGAGGTGGACGAAGCGATCGAACGGCACGACGAGATCCAGCGCTTTCTGGCGCAGCCGGTCACCGAGATCGTGGATTTCTACGAAACCCTCGATGCGCTGGAGGCGCTGGGGTGA
- a CDS encoding type III secretion HpaP family protein — MSGSDFLPSPIRVAPPPAPPPTPPRYQAPMAPAPLPRPPIPWRNAATAAESASASQRDGLRASLVLAAPESGQQGGQGSGEGDGQDGNDAASALPGDAADIEQPDVDPRVRYVGETIGMVCRFEQAQCVWSARIPLDPDLLPATVLHLAYSPGLLALRFETTDWDARALLHAHALALERLVAAELPAGFSISVSL, encoded by the coding sequence ATGAGCGGTTCGGACTTCCTCCCGTCGCCTATCCGCGTGGCGCCGCCTCCTGCGCCGCCGCCAACGCCTCCGCGCTACCAGGCGCCCATGGCGCCGGCGCCGCTGCCCAGACCACCGATTCCGTGGCGCAACGCAGCCACCGCCGCAGAAAGCGCATCGGCTTCGCAGCGCGACGGCCTGAGGGCATCGCTTGTCCTGGCAGCACCCGAGTCAGGGCAACAGGGCGGGCAGGGCAGTGGAGAAGGAGACGGCCAGGACGGCAACGATGCCGCCAGTGCCTTGCCGGGCGATGCGGCAGACATCGAACAGCCGGATGTCGACCCGCGCGTTCGTTATGTCGGCGAAACGATCGGCATGGTCTGCCGCTTCGAGCAGGCGCAGTGCGTCTGGAGCGCCCGGATTCCGCTCGACCCGGACCTGTTGCCGGCCACCGTGCTGCACCTGGCTTACTCGCCCGGCCTGCTGGCCTTGCGATTCGAGACCACCGACTGGGACGCCCGGGCTTTGCTCCACGCCCATGCGCTCGCGCTGGAGCGCTTGGTGGCGGCCGAGCTGCCGGCAGGCTTTTCCATCAGCGTGAGTCTCTGA
- a CDS encoding type III secretion protein HrpB4 has product MTIVLRAGTSHDTTMQRFRSYAEALRQLPSWVHPSWRDSFGIGLAATTTPAGAARLAVALGVETPDAEAFDHAAHRIAALPSRLVCRVLRTRGLLRHRPALRRCLDQSVRGRLAEWVHPTVFETILRESSDGMERDADGLPLPGAEAVPDSLAWEGFCLFERDGVWSERGLLQWLRLGFAKNLGRPSDLDDFPGARDGSAWVVQRLDRLVPEAPWLCG; this is encoded by the coding sequence ATGACCATCGTCCTGCGTGCCGGCACGTCGCACGACACGACGATGCAGCGCTTTCGCTCGTACGCCGAGGCCTTGCGCCAACTGCCGTCGTGGGTGCATCCGAGCTGGCGCGACAGCTTCGGCATCGGCCTGGCGGCCACCACGACGCCCGCCGGCGCGGCCCGTCTGGCGGTGGCGCTCGGCGTGGAAACGCCGGACGCCGAGGCTTTCGACCACGCTGCCCATCGCATCGCGGCGCTGCCGTCCCGGCTGGTGTGCCGCGTGCTGCGTACGCGAGGCCTGCTCAGGCACCGCCCCGCCTTGCGGCGCTGCCTCGACCAGTCCGTGCGCGGGCGTTTGGCCGAATGGGTGCATCCGACCGTGTTCGAAACGATCCTGCGCGAGTCTTCCGATGGCATGGAGCGCGACGCCGACGGCCTGCCTTTGCCGGGAGCCGAGGCGGTGCCCGACAGCCTGGCCTGGGAGGGCTTCTGTCTGTTCGAACGCGACGGCGTCTGGTCCGAGCGCGGCCTGCTGCAATGGCTGCGGCTCGGTTTTGCGAAGAACCTGGGCCGCCCGTCGGATCTCGATGATTTTCCAGGTGCGCGCGACGGTAGCGCGTGGGTCGTGCAACGCCTGGATCGGCTGGTACCGGAGGCGCCATGGCTGTGTGGCTGA
- the sctJ gene encoding type III secretion system inner membrane ring lipoprotein SctJ — translation MSTTLLRLRRVALCLLVVTLCACRSDLFTAMSEPDCNEALAVLLSAGIAADKASPDNGKTWNLRVPEDRIVRALELLRERGLPRSHFSSLGELFKKDGLISTPVEERVRFVHGISQELSETLSRMDGVIVARVHIVLPNNDPLATEVKPSSASVFIKYRPDLAVSSLMSPVKNLVAHSVEGLSYEQVSVTFVPGDPAAPSLPDPSESGTTLAVALALLGSLLACLGLLTGWAWKRPERAARGIWPMPVILRTLRRLGLVRQTPARAEVVA, via the coding sequence ATGAGCACGACCCTCCTGCGCCTGCGGCGTGTCGCCCTCTGCCTGCTGGTGGTCACGCTCTGCGCCTGCCGGTCGGATCTGTTCACCGCCATGAGCGAGCCCGATTGCAACGAGGCCTTGGCCGTGCTGCTGTCGGCCGGCATCGCCGCCGACAAGGCCAGCCCCGACAACGGCAAGACCTGGAACCTCCGGGTGCCCGAAGACCGCATCGTGCGCGCCCTGGAACTGCTGCGTGAACGCGGCCTGCCGCGCAGCCACTTCTCCAGCCTGGGCGAGCTGTTCAAGAAAGACGGACTCATCTCCACGCCGGTCGAGGAGCGGGTGCGCTTCGTCCACGGCATCTCCCAGGAACTGTCCGAAACGCTGTCGCGCATGGACGGTGTGATCGTGGCACGGGTCCACATCGTGCTGCCCAACAACGATCCGCTGGCCACCGAAGTCAAGCCCTCGAGCGCTTCGGTGTTCATCAAGTACCGGCCGGACCTGGCGGTCTCCAGCCTGATGTCGCCGGTGAAGAACCTGGTGGCCCACAGCGTCGAGGGTTTGAGCTACGAACAGGTCAGTGTGACCTTCGTGCCGGGCGATCCGGCGGCCCCGAGCCTGCCCGACCCGTCCGAATCCGGTACGACGCTGGCGGTCGCCCTGGCGCTGCTCGGCTCCCTGCTGGCGTGCCTGGGCCTGCTGACCGGCTGGGCGTGGAAACGCCCCGAGCGGGCGGCGCGCGGGATCTGGCCGATGCCGGTCATCCTGCGGACCTTGCGCCGGTTGGGCCTGGTACGGCAGACGCCCGCTCGCGCCGAGGTGGTGGCATGA
- the sctC gene encoding type III secretion system outer membrane ring subunit SctC: MTSLALTAALALAMVAAGGPAQAMPVKFRSSNFKYVVDGKPVRDVLRDFGASQGMVVAVAPDVEGSVVGKFDLTPRQFLDLLALSYGFVYYYNGAVLHVSASQGMHSTLIRLNFARIQQLRETLERMNVAEPRFPIVYDETANTALVAGPQEYVDVIREIAVQLEKRTRVGGRAVSRVFPLRFIHAGDRTTGEETHAGLASLLQELYAGEGQRAGTPAAATSGLKSERSLAQNVAPALGAAQPEKPIDSGSITLRRAFNLDAKPGSSAPATSSTSFSPTALPTRDPLSDEESAENESLPVIVPDVASNSIVIRDLPERMPAYEALIASLDRQPRMVEIAVQIIDIAEDALSEFGVDWNLSTRRVAARSGDGGSTSAYDAGGGILTAVIGNSAHALLARIAALERQGQARISSRPKVATLNNVQAVMTSEKTFYVKVPGYQTTSLYNVSAGLDMRVTPMATMETDGWRIRLDVQVNDGQISATERVDSLPVVTRSQIGTQAFVSQNESLLLAGHTVEQTEESTTGVPLLSKLPVVGAAFRQTSTNRTRTERLFLVTPRVLD; the protein is encoded by the coding sequence ATGACAAGCCTGGCCCTCACGGCGGCCCTGGCGCTGGCGATGGTGGCCGCCGGCGGACCTGCACAGGCGATGCCGGTGAAGTTCCGGAGCAGCAATTTCAAGTACGTGGTCGACGGCAAGCCGGTGCGCGATGTTCTGCGCGATTTCGGCGCGAGTCAGGGCATGGTGGTGGCCGTGGCGCCGGACGTCGAAGGCTCGGTCGTCGGCAAGTTCGATCTCACCCCGCGCCAGTTCCTCGACCTGCTGGCGCTTTCCTACGGCTTCGTCTACTACTACAACGGCGCCGTGCTGCACGTATCCGCCTCGCAAGGCATGCACAGCACGCTGATCCGGCTCAACTTCGCGCGCATCCAGCAGTTGCGTGAAACGCTGGAGCGGATGAACGTGGCCGAGCCGCGATTTCCCATCGTCTACGACGAAACCGCCAACACCGCGCTCGTCGCCGGTCCGCAGGAATACGTGGACGTGATCCGCGAGATCGCGGTGCAGCTCGAAAAGCGCACCCGCGTCGGTGGTCGTGCGGTCTCGCGGGTGTTTCCGCTGCGTTTCATCCATGCCGGCGACCGCACGACCGGCGAAGAAACCCACGCCGGACTGGCCTCGCTTCTGCAGGAACTCTATGCCGGCGAAGGCCAGCGCGCCGGCACGCCGGCTGCCGCCACCAGCGGACTCAAATCGGAACGGAGCCTGGCCCAGAACGTCGCGCCCGCACTGGGCGCCGCGCAGCCGGAGAAACCGATCGATAGCGGATCCATCACCCTGCGCCGCGCGTTCAACCTCGACGCCAAGCCGGGCAGCAGCGCGCCCGCCACCAGTTCCACCAGCTTCTCGCCGACGGCCCTGCCCACCCGCGATCCGCTGTCGGACGAGGAATCGGCGGAAAACGAGTCCCTGCCGGTCATCGTCCCGGACGTGGCCAGCAACAGCATCGTGATCCGCGACCTGCCCGAGCGCATGCCGGCCTACGAAGCGCTCATCGCCAGCCTCGACCGCCAGCCGCGCATGGTGGAGATCGCGGTGCAGATCATCGACATCGCCGAAGACGCCTTGAGCGAATTCGGCGTGGACTGGAACCTGAGCACCCGCCGCGTCGCCGCCCGCAGCGGCGACGGCGGCTCGACCTCCGCCTACGACGCCGGCGGCGGCATCCTCACCGCGGTCATCGGCAATTCGGCCCACGCCTTGCTCGCCCGCATCGCCGCACTGGAGCGCCAGGGCCAGGCCCGCATCAGTTCGCGACCCAAGGTGGCCACGCTCAACAACGTGCAGGCGGTCATGACCAGTGAGAAGACCTTCTACGTGAAGGTGCCCGGCTACCAGACGACCTCGCTCTACAACGTGTCGGCCGGCCTCGACATGCGCGTCACGCCCATGGCCACGATGGAGACCGACGGCTGGCGTATCCGGCTGGATGTGCAGGTCAACGACGGGCAAATCTCCGCCACCGAAAGGGTCGACAGCCTGCCGGTGGTGACCCGCAGCCAGATTGGCACCCAAGCCTTCGTCAGCCAGAACGAAAGCCTGCTGCTGGCCGGCCACACCGTGGAGCAGACCGAGGAATCGACCACCGGCGTGCCGCTGCTGTCGAAGCTGCCGGTGGTGGGCGCGGCGTTTCGCCAGACCTCCACCAACCGCACGCGCACCGAACGTCTCTTCCTGGTCACGCCCCGCGTGCTCGACTGA
- a CDS encoding CesT family type III secretion system chaperone, with protein MAEEDKLTDLLREFCDTVGLYPPEILRRKQVQVKGMEVNFTRPAAGAEHFFFSYQFGAIAAGRTLKVFRLMLEANILVYAKDDAVIGMDPDTGGVVLSVRGTFGPGATGRWLADTLAHFAEHAIYWRKNILDCIDEMFNGISSGKYQWMRA; from the coding sequence ATGGCAGAAGAAGACAAGTTGACAGATCTCCTTCGTGAATTCTGCGATACGGTCGGTCTGTATCCGCCGGAAATACTCAGGAGGAAACAGGTGCAAGTCAAAGGGATGGAAGTGAATTTCACTCGCCCTGCCGCAGGAGCCGAGCATTTTTTCTTTTCCTATCAGTTCGGCGCTATCGCCGCTGGACGCACCCTGAAGGTTTTCCGCTTGATGCTGGAGGCCAATATTCTCGTTTATGCCAAGGACGACGCCGTCATCGGCATGGACCCTGATACAGGTGGGGTTGTGCTTTCGGTGCGTGGAACGTTCGGGCCTGGCGCCACGGGTCGATGGCTGGCCGATACCCTTGCACATTTTGCCGAGCATGCGATCTATTGGCGAAAGAATATCTTGGACTGCATCGACGAAATGTTTAATGGAATCTCGTCAGGAAAATACCAATGGATGCGCGCCTGA
- a CDS encoding EscU/YscU/HrcU family type III secretion system export apparatus switch protein produces MSEEKTKPPTPKKLQDAHEEGESIRSVDATSAGVLAVAAGALWLSAGFLMDRFTRLFDMVWEHLPREHESVVPLLSAMAGELWLLTVPFAIVTMAGAAIALMLQGSMTMSAKPVMLKLESVNPVAGLKRIFGMKAIIEAGTTLLKGGALLALLYFSLEQLLPLLVGATARSPEFLGVLMWQVLMRLVFISLALFIVFGAIDYGIQRAMFIRDHRMSEDEVKRENKEQNGNPEVKQTRKELAQELLLGDAPAAAVKSANMVVANPIHFAVAIHYQRGGVPQVVAKGRDDVALQIRALAELHHVPVIVNPPLARTLYKVPLGSGIPRECFQMVGLMLHWVDQLGATRDAPATEPGA; encoded by the coding sequence ATGTCCGAAGAAAAAACCAAGCCGCCGACGCCCAAGAAGCTTCAGGACGCACACGAAGAAGGCGAGTCGATACGCAGTGTCGACGCCACTTCTGCCGGCGTGCTGGCCGTGGCAGCGGGCGCGCTGTGGTTATCCGCCGGGTTCCTGATGGATCGATTCACCCGGCTCTTCGACATGGTGTGGGAGCACCTTCCGCGCGAGCACGAGTCCGTCGTGCCACTGTTGTCGGCCATGGCCGGCGAACTCTGGTTGCTCACCGTGCCCTTCGCCATCGTCACGATGGCCGGCGCCGCCATCGCGCTGATGCTGCAGGGCTCCATGACGATGTCGGCCAAGCCGGTGATGCTCAAGCTGGAGTCGGTCAATCCGGTGGCCGGGCTCAAGCGGATCTTCGGCATGAAGGCGATCATCGAAGCCGGCACCACCCTGCTGAAGGGCGGCGCCCTGCTCGCGCTGCTGTACTTCAGCCTGGAGCAGCTGCTGCCGCTGCTGGTCGGCGCGACCGCCCGGTCGCCCGAATTCCTCGGCGTGCTGATGTGGCAGGTGCTGATGCGTCTGGTGTTCATCTCGCTGGCCCTGTTCATCGTCTTCGGCGCCATCGACTACGGTATCCAGCGCGCCATGTTCATCCGCGACCACCGCATGAGCGAAGACGAGGTCAAGCGCGAAAACAAGGAACAGAACGGCAACCCGGAGGTCAAGCAGACCCGCAAGGAGCTGGCGCAGGAACTGCTGCTCGGCGACGCGCCCGCGGCCGCCGTGAAGTCCGCCAACATGGTCGTGGCCAACCCGATCCACTTCGCGGTGGCCATCCACTACCAGCGCGGCGGCGTGCCGCAGGTGGTGGCCAAGGGTCGCGACGACGTGGCCCTGCAGATTCGCGCCCTGGCCGAACTCCACCACGTGCCGGTCATCGTCAATCCGCCGCTGGCGCGCACGCTCTACAAGGTGCCGCTGGGCTCGGGCATACCGCGCGAATGCTTCCAGATGGTCGGGCTCATGCTGCATTGGGTCGACCAGCTGGGCGCCACCCGCGACGCGCCGGCCACGGAGCCGGGCGCATGA
- a CDS encoding FHIPEP family type III secretion protein: MKAKRPFGGELATAGLVIAIIGLMILPLPPPIIDALLAVNITLSVLLLMSALYAPTAVSLSSFPSLLLFTTLLRLSLNIAATKAILLHGDAGHIIESFGNLVVGGNLLVGLTVFVIIAAVQFIVIAKGSERASEVSARFALDGLPGQQMSIDAELRAGSMTAEEARKKRAMLAMESKLHGSMDGAMKFVKGDAIAALVITIINICAGITIGVSYHDMSMGLAAQKYSVLSIGDAMVSQIPSLLISVAAGVLTTRVLDTRTTKRDSLGQEVVRQLGGNAPAMYMSSLLLLGFAAVPGFPYPLFLIASGGLAFAARRLQRQSAAGGPSTGEEGGGEASEGGRMPSLRGYGAKGDAPSITENAPAFASPLGLRLSSAMVPRIEPAALDEAFKRERAALEEEYGVPFPGMAVWSSPSMTASGYDVLVQDVPMQSRPLPPPDAKGLEGALAADAVAVLARNAHLFVGIQETQWMFDKLNADYPGLITEVQKVLPLQRVADVLRRLLEEQIPIRNLRSILESLVYWGPKEKDVLVLTEYVRADLGRMIAWRAGRGGRQLRAVFLQVDLEQLIRQGIKPTPTGNFLTLPPEQVTAAIEAIERIAGTTPCDDLAVVTAMDVRRYVRRMIQQRLPWLAVYSFHELADHLELVSAGEARTG, encoded by the coding sequence ATGAAAGCCAAACGCCCTTTCGGCGGAGAACTGGCCACGGCGGGCCTGGTCATCGCGATCATCGGATTGATGATCCTGCCGCTGCCGCCGCCCATCATCGACGCGCTGCTGGCAGTCAACATCACGCTCAGCGTGCTGCTGCTGATGTCGGCGCTCTACGCACCCACCGCCGTCTCGCTGTCGTCCTTTCCCTCGCTGCTGCTGTTCACCACGCTGCTGCGCCTGTCGCTCAACATCGCGGCGACCAAGGCGATCCTGCTGCACGGCGACGCGGGCCACATCATCGAGAGCTTCGGCAACCTGGTGGTGGGCGGCAACCTGCTGGTGGGCCTGACCGTCTTCGTGATCATCGCTGCGGTGCAGTTCATCGTGATCGCCAAGGGCTCGGAGCGCGCCTCGGAAGTCAGCGCACGGTTCGCGCTCGACGGCCTGCCGGGCCAGCAGATGAGCATCGACGCCGAGCTGCGCGCCGGCTCCATGACCGCCGAGGAGGCCCGCAAGAAGCGGGCGATGCTGGCCATGGAGAGCAAGCTGCACGGCAGCATGGACGGCGCGATGAAGTTCGTGAAGGGCGACGCCATCGCCGCCCTGGTGATCACCATCATCAACATCTGCGCGGGCATCACCATCGGCGTGAGCTACCACGACATGAGCATGGGCCTGGCGGCGCAGAAGTATTCGGTGCTGTCCATCGGCGACGCGATGGTGTCGCAGATCCCGTCGCTGCTCATCTCTGTGGCCGCCGGCGTGCTGACCACCCGGGTGCTCGACACCCGCACCACCAAACGCGATTCGCTCGGCCAGGAAGTCGTGCGCCAGCTCGGCGGCAATGCGCCGGCGATGTACATGTCGAGCCTGCTGCTGCTGGGCTTCGCCGCCGTTCCCGGCTTTCCGTATCCGCTGTTCCTGATCGCCTCCGGTGGACTGGCCTTCGCGGCACGCCGCCTGCAGCGCCAGAGCGCCGCAGGCGGCCCGTCGACCGGCGAAGAAGGCGGCGGCGAAGCGAGCGAAGGCGGCCGCATGCCATCGTTACGCGGCTACGGCGCCAAGGGCGACGCACCGAGCATCACCGAGAACGCGCCCGCTTTCGCCAGCCCGCTGGGGCTGCGGCTGTCGAGTGCGATGGTGCCGCGTATCGAGCCGGCCGCACTCGACGAAGCCTTCAAGCGCGAACGCGCCGCCCTGGAAGAGGAGTACGGCGTGCCCTTTCCCGGCATGGCGGTCTGGTCCAGCCCGTCCATGACCGCCAGCGGCTACGACGTACTGGTGCAGGACGTGCCGATGCAAAGCCGCCCCTTGCCGCCGCCCGACGCCAAGGGCCTGGAGGGCGCGCTGGCCGCCGACGCGGTGGCCGTGCTGGCGCGCAACGCGCATCTGTTCGTCGGTATCCAGGAAACGCAGTGGATGTTCGACAAGCTCAACGCCGACTATCCGGGCCTGATCACCGAGGTGCAGAAAGTGCTGCCGCTGCAGCGGGTCGCCGACGTGCTGCGACGACTGCTGGAGGAACAGATCCCGATCCGCAACCTGCGCTCCATCCTGGAAAGCCTGGTGTATTGGGGACCGAAGGAAAAGGACGTGCTGGTGCTCACCGAGTACGTGCGCGCGGACCTCGGCCGCATGATCGCCTGGCGCGCCGGGCGCGGCGGCCGCCAGCTGCGCGCGGTGTTCCTGCAGGTCGACCTGGAACAGCTGATCCGGCAGGGCATCAAGCCGACGCCCACCGGCAACTTCCTGACCCTGCCGCCCGAGCAGGTGACGGCCGCCATCGAAGCCATCGAGCGCATCGCCGGCACGACCCCCTGCGACGACCTGGCCGTAGTTACCGCCATGGACGTGCGCCGCTATGTGCGCCGCATGATCCAGCAACGGCTGCCCTGGCTGGCGGTGTACTCGTTCCACGAGCTGGCCGATCACCTGGAGCTGGTGTCGGCCGGCGAAGCCCGCACGGGCTGA